In the Nostoc sp. 'Peltigera membranacea cyanobiont' N6 genome, GGCTAGCGACTCCTTGTTTTTGCGCCTCTTGTGCATACTTGTTGATTTGTGCTGCGGTGGAAAATTCTAGTTCTCCTGCCATTGGTACAATCTTGTCTCTAGACGCACCTGTTATTTCCCATTCATCAAGGGATTGATGATAGTTCTTTTCAGGATCGCCACCATTAATCAGCCCACCAGCAGATTTCCAGTAAGCTTGAGGGAGAAAGACATTGGAGTATTTAAAGAAAGAATTCCAAGGTAATTGGTCAAAAACTTTCTTGGCACGAAAGTGTGAGGTTGTGCCAAAAGGTTTACCAGTAGATGCAGCAGTGATAGCTTTACAAAAATCTTCTGCTATTGACTCTAGATTCTTTTGATTCCAATCGTAGTGATGTCCTGGTTCTCCTTCAGGATCTACATAATAGCCATCTAAACCTTTATTTAATAAATCAACGACGTTTTGAGCTTCTTTCAAAGCACGCACTCGTTCGGCAGATGGCCATCGCCAGCCATAAACTTTAATTCCTTGTGCATGAAAAGCAGGAATCGCTTGATCTAAATCGTTATCCGTGCGAATTGCTACGGCTGTAGCTTTAACATAAGTCGCTCGGTCTACAAACCAATTCAATGTATCATAATCGACAACCCACAAAACTTTTTCTTGTAGCTGTAATATCGCAGATAGATAAGATTTACTCACAAATCCTTGTAAAGTACTTCCACCTAAAACAGTTTGTACTTGCCACCATTTTTCACTATCTGGCTCACTTCCAATTCGGGTAACAATTTGCCCTTGGGGAAGAAGGACGATAATATTATCAGGAACAACTTCACCAGATGAACGTAAATTTAATCCTGTTGGGATAACTCTAAAATCACTCATTACTAAACCTCGGCATTTTTATATTGTTTGTTTGGAATCTTACGGAGCTAAAATATCTATGTGGGCATGATTGTCATGTCCTGATGCTGTTTGGCACAAGCCTGCTGCGATCAAGGTCATATCGTTAAAAAATATCCGGCGAATTCGATGCTTTGATTGTTTGCGGAAAGCCTCTAGCATTGCTCTCATTGCAGCGCGATCGTACTCGCTATCTTGATAGGTAATTCCTCCTGATGCACCATCTTTACGTGGTAATCTTATATCGCAACACATCCCAACTTGATGACTTGCATGAGGCGGAAACTTCCCACCACTAATTTTACTAATATCATTAGTGGCAATTAAAGCTGCATTAGGATGGGTTCTTAAATACTCGTCTTTGTAAATCAATGCCGCAGCTTGGACAGTTTCAACGATCCAATTTGTCCCAAAATCCCCATTATCTCCTTGCAAGTCATCATTATTTAAAAATCCTTCTGGAATTGAGCCAGAAAGCATTTCTTGCCATCTAGGAGCAGTTGATTTTTCTAAAATTTTGTGGGTTTTACCATTAACATCTACTCTGCCATCAACATTTCCACCAATATCTAATGTATCTTTTTCATTAATAATGGCTTGGAAAAGTTTAATAGCTTTAATTGTGTCGGCATCAATAATAGAATTGCGGGATACTTGAAATCCTAAATCTGCCAATCTATTTTTGATTGCTAGTACGTCTGCTGGATTATTTACCCCACCTGCACCTACACTTCCAGTTAAAGTAATAGTAATAGCTGCTGGAGGTGGTGGAGTTATTTTAGGGGTAGTAATATCAATAAGTTTTTTGGCAAAACTAGCAGTGATGTTAGTAGAATTCACTCCAGCGATATTTTGGAATTTATGAATTGCTGCTTCTGTTTCCGTAGATAGTACTCCAAGAGTGACACCACTAAGATCAATAAAACCGATCTTGGCGAGATGTTCTTGGATGTCTTGAACTAAGGGTGCATCAACCACCAATGCAGATATGGAAATTGATAGCACATCATCTCGAATTTGTTGAAGATTAGTCATTTTAAAACACTTCTATAAACTTACAAAAATTTGTCTATCATTTATCGCAGCCAAGATAATCTTTAAAGACCAAAGGAATAATATTTTCCTTACAAAGTCTATATATATTAAGGCTGTGCTTTTACAACACATTCAAGTGATTGCGGTGGGGTAGCAGTTACATTATTTGATTGTTTTCCTCTCCACGATAATGGATAAAACTTATCCTCTATTAAAGGAAAAGGTTCATTTATAACCACTGGAGACTCGAAATCATCGTCAACAAAAATCAATTCAACATTGGTAGGAATTCCTTCATAAATGTAATAGCCACGCGGTATAAATTGCAGTGTTTTCTTGGAAGTTACTAGAAAAACTGCTTGTTGATTTGCATCTGTAATAGCAGTTCCATTACTGTCACAGACACGTCGCATTTGAAATTCTCTATCTGATGTTGTTTCTAGTAAAGCTAAATCTTTAGCCAGAATTTCAGTTGCTTTGTACCATTGTCCACCTTTATCGGAACTATCAATACTAATGGAATTACCAACTTTTTTATTACCTAAAAGCCGAGATACATCAACAGAAATCAGTCCAGCAATATTAACATTTAAATCATTATTGTCTTCAAGGATGTTTGCCCCGGCTGATAGAGTAAATGCAGAAGCTCGTATACTTGGGCCAACATAAAGAGAAACAGGCGCATCACTAGCAATACCCACACCAAAGGCAACACCAGGAGAGATATTGTTCTGAGGATTAAATTCTTTATTAATACCAACTAAACCGCCAATCTGATCTTTCCCAAAATCAATTAAGCCTCCAGTGATGATACTACTATCCTCTGTTCCACCTAAAAAAGTACTAGTAACCTCTTTTGTGATATTACCTAGATTTCCGATTAGGGGAAAAACCGTATTCAAAGTATTAGCTGCATTTTGTTTGGCTAATTCATTAACAAATTTTTGATTTTGATTGTCTAAAATGACAGTAATATTATTTTGACCATTATCATTTTTCAATAAATACATTGCTTCATCAATAAGTCCTGCTAATTGAGGACTTTTCTTCAAAAATGCCTCGACTGTTACTTTCAGGTTAACTTTTTGTTGGGTTTCACTTATTGTTTCAGCTTTATCGATATTTTCTTTAGGAATTTTATTCCTAGCGATCGCCACCTCAAACGGTTCAGTGAGAGCTTTAATATTATATCGATAATATACAACTCGGTCTTGACAATTATTCCCTGGTTTAACTTCAAATTCATACACATCAATCTTCCAATTTACTTTCTCGTCAATTTCACGAGTATCGCTAACTTGGTCGATTGTAAAATAGAATTTAACCCCTCGACTATCATTAAGTAAGGTTTTGATTAAGTTATAATCTCGCAGGAGACTAAAATATTCAGTAGCGCGAATAGATGGCCCAACAAATTGTCTCCAACCATCACCTTTGGGATTCCATATTCTTTCATAATATTCTTGGTTCGCAGGGGTTGGTAATGCTTTTTCTAGTATGGGACATTCATTAGAATTTTTAAATGATTTAGCTGATTTTAGAGATTGTAGCCATTTCTCAGAATCCCCTAACTGATTATTAGGAATTACAATAGTTGCTTTTCTAGCATCATAGCTAGCTTGTAGCTTTCTAAAACTAGGTTCATCACTAATCGGTAAAAATTGCCATTCTAATTGCACCTTGGTTTTGGCGACATTATTAACAAATTTAAGAATGTCCTCCATTAAAGAGAAGCGAATCGCTCTAACAGTCTTGTTCAAGTCAAGGGAACTATTATCTGGTTGAGCGGTACTTTCTGAAGAAGTTTCTGCCGGATTACTTTTAGCTAGTAAAGGTAAAGTGGGAGAAAGCAACATCATCACTACAACGCCGACAACTGACCACGAAAAAAAGCTATACAATTTCATCTCTGAACTCTTTACACTACAAATTGATGCGTTAATTGATTAAATCAGCCGGATAAACTATTGCATTAGTACCTTGACTACCAATCAGCATTCCTAATATTTGTCCCGTGCTAGGATAAAAAACTCTTGCTCCGTGAACGCTATCAATATCTATTAATCTCTGCTTAAATTTCACCTCATAAGCGTCAACTGTAAAACTTGGTTGAATAAAAGGTAATTGTGTCGGAATATGATTCTGTACTTCGCCTATTACTCGCACACCATCTATACTAAAAACGACTTGATCGCCTATTCTGACTTGACTACGTGCAATAGGATTGAAGCTTTGTAGAGTCGGAGAAAGACTCAAAAGAGGATCGGGTGTAATTTTTACAATCGGATTGATAGATATAACTGAAGGTACAGAATATTCAGAGATGACTCCAATTTTTACATTTCCAGTTGCTCTGACCTCAGTTCCTATAAATTCTCCTGGTGTATTAGAGTTAATAAACGTTGCTCCAGAGGCTGTTTGTTCAAAAAGACAAATATCAATTGGTGCAAGTAAGTGATCATCTTTCTTAGCAAACAGCAGTCGTTCGGCACTCTGTTTAAACCGTGCAGTTTTATTTCGATAAATTCCCATTGGAGATACTTGACTAATTCAAAAAGTTATTTTGATTTCAGTAATAATACTACTTTGACCAAGAAATTACGCAAGCTAGTGTTTTTTTTAACATTTCTTATAGGATTTTTTACTAGAAGAATTACAGTCAATAAAATATACCATTAGTAGCCTCAGTAAATAACTACAATGGCGTAAGTTTTGAAATTTCATAGTTAATGTTCCTTTCATTTATCATGGATTTCTTTTTAATTTACGCAAGTATTTACTGTTCGTCTGTGAGAAAAAGTTATACAAAGTGAGCAGGTTTGAGGTTATAATCTTCTACGATCAAATCTCAAAGTTATAAAAAGTTAGTTGCAATCTAAATTGATTAAAAAAAAATGAGTTTGGAAGAGACTTTCATATCGGATAAAAAAGCCTCAAAGACTGAAAGTTGCAGCAACACAAAGGTAGATGCAAAGCAGCTTTCTGAACGATAGTCCGCGCAAGCGGACTACGGAAAATCAAAAGATACAACACTTACTCAACTTCAACCGCACCTAGCACCTTTAACGAAGCTTTCTGTGCATCGGTTAACCCTCTGACTCCGGCAATATTCATTCCTTCGTAAGGTCGTGGGGCTTGAAGCGTTTTACAGGATTCCCCAGTTCTAACATTCCAAAGCTTTATCGTTTCGTCGTGGCTTGCACTCGCAAGCATCTCACCATCGGGGCTAAACTTCACCGACCACACGCGATTACTATGTCCTGTTAAAATTTTGAGACATTCTCCAGTATTTACGTCCCATATCCGCACTGTTTGGTCATCACTGGCTGTAGCCAGTAGCGAACCATCGGGGCTAAATATTACAAAATAAACTCCACTGGTATGCCCTTCTAGGGTTTTGATACATTTACCAGATGGTAAGCGATCGCTATTATCTCTAATTAAATCCCACAATTTTATCGTGCGGTCATCGCTGGCGGTAGCTGCAATTTTACTATCAGGATTAAAAGCCACTGATAATACACCATTGTCATGCCCTTTGAGAGTTATCAAGCATACACCTGTATTGGCATCCCAGATTTTCGCAGTATAATCTCCACTGGCACTTGCCAGAGTTTGACCATCAGGACTAAAAACACTAGACCAAATCCAGTTAGTATGACCGTGTAATGTTTTTAAACATTCGCCTGTCTGCACATCCCACAATTTTAATGTTCGGTCGCTACTACCAGTCAACAAAGTTTTGCCATCAGGACTAAAATTCACTGACCAAACCCAATTATTATGCCCGTGCAAGGTCTTCAAACATTCACCTGTGCTAGAGTCCCATAACTTGACTGCGGTACTGCCACTGGCTAAGGTCTTGCCGTTGGGACTAAAAGCAACCGATACAACTAAACTGGTATGTCCTGGCAAGGTTTTGAGACATACACCCGCCTCAACATTCCACAATCGCACCTGACTGTCACCACTACCGCTTACCAAGGTTTTCCCGTCGGGACTAAAGGCAATTAATCGAAAGGCATTAGTGTATCCTTTGAGAGTTCTGACACATTGCCCCGTCGCAGTATCCCATAGTTTAACAGTATGGTCTTCACTACTGCTAACAATCATTTCCCCATCAGGATTAAAAGCAATTGACCAAACTTGACTAGTATGCCCTTGCAAAGTTTTTTTACAGATACCCGCAGTCACATCCCACAACTTCACGGTTTTGTCATGACTGCCACTGGCAAGGGTTTTTCCATCAGGGCTAAACTTGATTGATTGTACAAAAGAAACGTGTCCTTGCAAAATATTAAGTAGTTCGCACGTTCTCAGGTTCCATAACTCGATAATAAAGTCATCGCCTACACTGGCGAAAGTTTTACCATTGGGACTAAAAGCAATAGCTTGTACAAAATTACTTCGCCCTTTGAAAGTTTTTAGTAACTCACCTGTATGTACATTCCATAACCTGATAGTGCTGTCATTTGCACTACTAGCTAGCATTTGACCGTCAGAACTGAAGGCGATTGAGTGGGGTTGGGTGCTGTGTCCTGTAAAAGTTTTTAATAGTTGACCATTATAGACATCCCACAATTTTACAGTATATTCATCGCCAATACTGGCCAAAGTTTGGCTATCTGGGCTGAAAGCAACATCAAATACCCAACTCGTATCTCCTTGAAATGTTTCTAGGCAAATGCCTGTATTGGCATCCCATAACTTTATGCTTTTATCATCGCTACCAGTGGCTAGCATTTGACCGTTGGGGCTAAATGCCAGCGAAAGAATCCAACGGGTATGTGCATTCCATCTCAAAAGTGGTTTTCCATTAGCTACTTGCCATAATTGCACCTCACCTGCAACACCACCAGTCGCTAAAACTTTTCCATCAGGACTAAATGCCACTGTCAAAATACTGCCAAAGGTTTCGGTAAAGACTGACTTCGATAAATCAGCATTTTGGAAGTTAATGCCATTGAGATTAATATTTTTCAGATATGCCTGCCAAACCGCGAGGTTTGAAAAATCTGCATTTCTTAAATTTGTCCTGATGTGGCAGAGTAAATTCAGAAGATTTCCTCCTGCATACCCAGGTTGAATTTGGGAATGATTTCGTAAGTTTGCAATAACTTGATAAATATAATCTTCTAGTCTATTTTTATTACCAAAATGTGTCAGTAATTTATCAAATAATGGTTTTATTAGCAAACATACTTGCGAGTCTCGAATATAGTCTTTAGCAGTAGCTTTAATCAAGGCATAAGAGTTAAAAATCAAAATTGCACCTGTAGTGATTTCATTAAATACAGCAGTACTTAATATTTCCGTCATGTATTCCATGACAACAGGTTGTTGGGTAAAAGTTATGCTCTGGTTAACAGCATAACGACTGGCTTCAACTAGTGACCTCACTTTTAAAGACTCTAGTGCTTCAATGAGTTCTCGTGTCGATAGAGGTGGTACAATGTCCTCTTGTAATTCAGCTAGAGAAACTGCTTCTCGATTGATTGCTAACCAGTACATCACCTGTTTTTCTAAAGGAGATAAACGTTCAAATTGTTGTTCTAAAAGTTCCCAAATATCACCAAAAACAGATGTGTTGCAGTTTAAGAATTGCGAGACATCTCCAGCAAATAACTCTTGAGTTGTATTTGCAACTATCTTCAAAGCTAATGGATTACCGCTATAAAGTGAGGTTAGTAATTGCTCTTGCTTTTGCAAGGCAAATAACCCTTTATCTGTTAAAATTTTGTGTATTTCTAACTCACTTAAACCTCTAATTTGTAAGGAACGAACTGGTAAATTTTTACCTTCTCTCAAGGCTAATTTTTTCGGTTTCTCGCGGCTAGTCAGTAGTAAGCAGCTTTGATGAGAGACTTCAGCAATATACCGAAATAGCTGTCCATAACTTTCATATCCTTGTCGATAGTTTCCCGCACTTACACCACTAACGAGAATTGTTTCAACGTTATCTAAGATAATCAAACACCGCGATGAACTTAAATATTTCATTAACAACATCAGTTGCGCTTCGTCGGTGTCAGGTAAATTTGTTTCCTGCTGATTAGATAAAAATTTAACTAAGTCTGACAATATATTCTTTATAGGCGGCGCATTGCGTAGAGAACGCCAAAAAATATACTCAAAGGCATCTCGGCTATCTTCTGCAACCTTGACTACTAGTGTGGTTTTACCAATCCCACCCATCCCTTGCAGGGTGATCAGGCGACAGCGATCGCGCACTATCCATTCAAAGAGTATTTCGCGATCGCTGTCGCGTCCGTAGAAGGCTGAAACGTCAACCGCATCCCCCCAGTCTTGATGACATTGACGCTGTAATTCCGAACTTTCCAGATATTTGATTTGCTCTTGATTTTTTGCATTGCTAGCTTCCGCATCTGTCTGCCTGGAGTTTTTCCTCGAATACCGTCGGAGTACCACACGAAAGTTACTTTTATTGATTTTTTCCCCAAAAGCAGCTGATAGCGATCGCCATAACTGGAAGCCAATATGCTTTATATACTCTGAGTCATAGCCAGCGCTTTCGGCAATTTCAGCATAACTGCGTCCGTCCCAAGTTTGACGAA is a window encoding:
- a CDS encoding peptidoglycan-binding domain-containing protein, with protein sequence MTNLQQIRDDVLSISISALVVDAPLVQDIQEHLAKIGFIDLSGVTLGVLSTETEAAIHKFQNIAGVNSTNITASFAKKLIDITTPKITPPPPAAITITLTGSVGAGGVNNPADVLAIKNRLADLGFQVSRNSIIDADTIKAIKLFQAIINEKDTLDIGGNVDGRVDVNGKTHKILEKSTAPRWQEMLSGSIPEGFLNNDDLQGDNGDFGTNWIVETVQAAALIYKDEYLRTHPNAALIATNDISKISGGKFPPHASHQVGMCCDIRLPRKDGASGGITYQDSEYDRAAMRAMLEAFRKQSKHRIRRIFFNDMTLIAAGLCQTASGHDNHAHIDILAP
- a CDS encoding NB-ARC domain-containing protein, with the protein product MKSEEVSITLEEALVIIDTVLAPNGLNDLQELVFRQTWDGRSYAEIAESAGYDSEYIKHIGFQLWRSLSAAFGEKINKSNFRVVLRRYSRKNSRQTDAEASNAKNQEQIKYLESSELQRQCHQDWGDAVDVSAFYGRDSDREILFEWIVRDRCRLITLQGMGGIGKTTLVVKVAEDSRDAFEYIFWRSLRNAPPIKNILSDLVKFLSNQQETNLPDTDEAQLMLLMKYLSSSRCLIILDNVETILVSGVSAGNYRQGYESYGQLFRYIAEVSHQSCLLLTSREKPKKLALREGKNLPVRSLQIRGLSELEIHKILTDKGLFALQKQEQLLTSLYSGNPLALKIVANTTQELFAGDVSQFLNCNTSVFGDIWELLEQQFERLSPLEKQVMYWLAINREAVSLAELQEDIVPPLSTRELIEALESLKVRSLVEASRYAVNQSITFTQQPVVMEYMTEILSTAVFNEITTGAILIFNSYALIKATAKDYIRDSQVCLLIKPLFDKLLTHFGNKNRLEDYIYQVIANLRNHSQIQPGYAGGNLLNLLCHIRTNLRNADFSNLAVWQAYLKNINLNGINFQNADLSKSVFTETFGSILTVAFSPDGKVLATGGVAGEVQLWQVANGKPLLRWNAHTRWILSLAFSPNGQMLATGSDDKSIKLWDANTGICLETFQGDTSWVFDVAFSPDSQTLASIGDEYTVKLWDVYNGQLLKTFTGHSTQPHSIAFSSDGQMLASSANDSTIRLWNVHTGELLKTFKGRSNFVQAIAFSPNGKTFASVGDDFIIELWNLRTCELLNILQGHVSFVQSIKFSPDGKTLASGSHDKTVKLWDVTAGICKKTLQGHTSQVWSIAFNPDGEMIVSSSEDHTVKLWDTATGQCVRTLKGYTNAFRLIAFSPDGKTLVSGSGDSQVRLWNVEAGVCLKTLPGHTSLVVSVAFSPNGKTLASGSTAVKLWDSSTGECLKTLHGHNNWVWSVNFSPDGKTLLTGSSDRTLKLWDVQTGECLKTLHGHTNWIWSSVFSPDGQTLASASGDYTAKIWDANTGVCLITLKGHDNGVLSVAFNPDSKIAATASDDRTIKLWDLIRDNSDRLPSGKCIKTLEGHTSGVYFVIFSPDGSLLATASDDQTVRIWDVNTGECLKILTGHSNRVWSVKFSPDGEMLASASHDETIKLWNVRTGESCKTLQAPRPYEGMNIAGVRGLTDAQKASLKVLGAVEVE